Proteins encoded in a region of the Hyphomicrobiales bacterium genome:
- the glyA gene encoding serine hydroxymethyltransferase → MAATDQTKQSVVHTDFFGKNLVEVDSVVADAIAKEHVRQSQEIELIASENITSRAVIEAQGSVLTNKYAEGYSGRRYYGGCQFVDLVEDAAINRAKELFNCGFANVQPNSGSQANQAVFLALLKPGDTILGMSLDAGGHLTHGAKPNLSGKWFNAVQYGVRKEDSHIDYDQVRALAVEHKPAMIIAGGSAYSPIIDFAKFRAIADEVGAYFHVDMAHFAGLVAGGAHPSPFPHAHVATTTTHKTLRGPRGGMIVTNDEAIAKKINSAVFPGLQGGPLMHVIAGKAVAFGEALQPSYKTYIRQVVDNAKALAENLQKNGFDIVSGGTDTHLMLVDLRPKGLTGDSAEKALGRAFITCNKNGIPFDPEKPTITSGIRLGTPAGTTRGFGVDEFELIGNFITEVLDGLKDNGEEGNAGVEASVKEKVLELTSRFPIYGEI, encoded by the coding sequence ATGGCTGCTACCGATCAAACTAAACAATCTGTTGTTCATACTGATTTTTTTGGTAAAAATCTTGTGGAGGTGGACTCTGTCGTTGCTGACGCCATTGCTAAGGAACATGTTCGCCAATCGCAAGAAATTGAATTAATTGCTTCTGAAAATATTACATCACGTGCCGTAATTGAGGCGCAAGGATCTGTTTTAACTAATAAATATGCTGAAGGTTATTCTGGACGGCGGTATTATGGTGGTTGCCAATTTGTTGACCTGGTTGAAGACGCTGCCATTAACCGCGCGAAAGAATTGTTCAATTGCGGCTTTGCTAATGTTCAGCCAAATTCTGGTAGTCAGGCAAATCAGGCAGTATTTCTTGCGCTGCTAAAGCCGGGAGACACCATTTTAGGGATGAGCCTTGATGCTGGTGGTCACCTCACTCATGGGGCAAAACCCAATCTTTCAGGAAAATGGTTTAATGCGGTTCAATATGGCGTTCGTAAAGAAGATTCGCATATTGACTACGACCAAGTTCGTGCGCTCGCAGTTGAACACAAGCCTGCAATGATTATTGCGGGTGGTTCAGCCTATAGCCCGATTATAGACTTTGCCAAATTTCGTGCGATTGCTGATGAAGTAGGCGCTTATTTTCATGTGGATATGGCGCATTTTGCCGGTCTGGTGGCTGGTGGTGCGCATCCAAGTCCGTTTCCGCATGCTCATGTTGCAACAACAACAACGCATAAAACACTGCGTGGCCCACGCGGGGGTATGATTGTTACTAATGATGAAGCGATTGCAAAGAAAATCAATTCAGCCGTTTTCCCAGGTCTTCAAGGTGGGCCTTTGATGCATGTGATTGCCGGTAAAGCTGTGGCTTTTGGTGAAGCATTACAACCGTCATATAAGACTTATATTCGCCAAGTAGTTGATAATGCTAAAGCTCTTGCGGAAAACCTACAAAAAAATGGGTTTGATATTGTATCTGGCGGAACGGATACGCATTTGATGCTAGTTGATCTGCGGCCTAAAGGTTTGACAGGTGATAGTGCGGAAAAGGCACTTGGTCGTGCATTTATTACTTGTAATAAAAATGGCATTCCGTTTGATCCTGAAAAACCAACTATTACATCCGGCATTCGCCTTGGAACTCCTGCTGGTACTACGCGCGGCTTTGGCGTTGACGAATTCGAGCTTATCGGCAATTTCATAACCGAGGTTCTTGATGGTTTGAAAGATAATGGTGAAGAGGGTAATGCAGGTGTGGAAGCTTCTGTTAAAGAGAAAGTTCTTGAATTGACGTCTCGTTTTCCAATATATGGCGAGATCTAA